From Planococcus halocryophilus, the proteins below share one genomic window:
- a CDS encoding mechanosensitive ion channel family protein: MNVEKIIQRILTVMSDEAMWVGLFVVFLKVILITVVAIVLVKVLRMLIRKTFSVRIKGPLVYNERRQQTLSKLLSNVVAYVVYFIAVVSILAAFTIDITGLIAGAGVLGLAVGFGAQNLVRDVITGFFIIFEDQFSVGDYVRIGVAEGTVEEIGLRTTKVKAWTGELFIFPNGNIMDVVNFSIHNSIAVVDINISYESDIKRVEELIMEFLNSLQERYEQIIKPAELLGVQNLTTTEVVMRITAETMPMQHFAVAREIRRDLKDFLDQRGVEIPYPRMLMVQRSPVESNITKNANNE; encoded by the coding sequence GTGAATGTTGAAAAAATAATACAACGGATTTTAACCGTAATGTCTGACGAAGCCATGTGGGTAGGGTTATTCGTTGTTTTTTTGAAAGTTATTTTAATTACGGTAGTTGCAATTGTCTTGGTGAAAGTATTGCGTATGTTAATTCGGAAAACTTTTTCTGTCCGCATCAAAGGCCCGCTTGTTTATAATGAGCGGAGACAACAAACTTTATCGAAATTATTGTCGAATGTCGTGGCTTATGTTGTATATTTCATAGCAGTTGTATCTATACTCGCGGCCTTTACGATCGATATTACAGGACTCATTGCTGGTGCTGGGGTTTTAGGATTGGCAGTAGGGTTCGGCGCACAAAACTTAGTGCGTGATGTCATTACTGGCTTTTTCATTATTTTTGAAGACCAGTTTTCTGTAGGGGACTATGTCCGTATCGGTGTTGCTGAAGGAACTGTAGAAGAAATTGGATTACGGACAACGAAGGTAAAAGCATGGACTGGAGAATTATTTATTTTCCCAAACGGCAATATAATGGATGTTGTGAATTTTTCAATTCATAACTCAATTGCGGTGGTCGATATCAATATTTCGTATGAATCGGATATTAAGCGTGTAGAAGAATTAATCATGGAGTTTCTAAATAGCTTACAAGAACGATATGAACAAATCATTAAGCCTGCTGAGTTGCTCGGGGTACAAAATTTAACGACGACTGAAGTGGTTATGCGGATTACAGCAGAAACGATGCCAATGCAGCATTTTGCTGTAGCGCGAGAAATACGTCGTGATTTAAAAGACTTCTTAGATCAACGCGGGGTCGAAATTCCTTACCCGCGCATGCTGATGGTACAGCGATCGCCTGTGGAATCTAACATAACGAAAAATGCTAACAATGAATAA
- the ychF gene encoding redox-regulated ATPase YchF, producing the protein MALTAGIVGLPNVGKSTLFNAITKAGAEAANYPFCTIDPNVGIVEVPDERLDKLTELVEPKKTVPTAFEFTDIAGIVEGASKGEGLGNKFLSHIREVDAICQVVRCFADDNITHVTGKVDPISDIEVINLELILADMESIEKRIVRAAKLIKQKDKDAVAEEPVLMKLRDAFENGQLARSIDFTEDELKIAKGLNLLTIKPMLYVANVSEDEIADADNNEYVQTVRDFATKDNADVIVICAKIEEEMAELEDEEKEMFLEELGIKESGLDLLVKASYSLLGLATYFTAGVQEVRAWTFKKGMKAPQCAGVIHSDFERGFIRAETVAYDDLVEIGSMAAAKEAGKVRQEGKEYIVKDGDVMLFRFNV; encoded by the coding sequence ATGGCATTAACTGCAGGGATTGTAGGGTTACCAAACGTGGGGAAATCCACATTATTTAATGCAATAACTAAAGCGGGTGCCGAAGCGGCAAACTACCCGTTCTGTACAATAGATCCAAACGTTGGAATTGTTGAAGTTCCAGATGAGCGTCTTGATAAATTGACGGAATTAGTGGAACCGAAAAAAACCGTTCCGACGGCTTTTGAGTTTACGGATATTGCAGGGATCGTAGAAGGCGCAAGTAAGGGTGAGGGATTAGGCAATAAATTCCTATCTCATATCCGTGAAGTTGACGCGATTTGCCAAGTTGTTCGTTGTTTCGCTGACGACAACATTACGCATGTAACGGGTAAAGTAGATCCGATTTCTGATATTGAAGTTATTAATTTAGAGTTAATCTTAGCTGATATGGAAAGCATCGAAAAACGCATTGTGCGTGCAGCAAAATTAATAAAACAAAAAGACAAAGACGCGGTTGCAGAAGAGCCAGTGCTTATGAAATTGCGTGATGCCTTTGAAAACGGTCAATTGGCACGTTCAATCGATTTCACAGAAGATGAGTTGAAGATTGCAAAAGGTTTGAACTTATTAACAATCAAACCAATGCTTTACGTAGCAAACGTTTCAGAAGATGAAATTGCAGATGCTGACAACAACGAATACGTACAAACCGTCCGTGATTTCGCTACGAAAGACAATGCAGATGTTATCGTGATTTGTGCGAAAATCGAAGAAGAAATGGCTGAGCTTGAAGATGAGGAAAAAGAAATGTTCCTTGAAGAGTTAGGCATTAAAGAATCTGGCTTAGACCTGTTGGTTAAAGCTTCATACAGCTTGCTTGGACTAGCAACATATTTCACAGCGGGCGTTCAAGAAGTGCGTGCATGGACATTCAAAAAAGGCATGAAAGCACCACAATGTGCCGGCGTTATTCACTCTGACTTCGAACGCGGATTTATCCGTGCAGAAACAGTTGCTTACGATGACTTGGTCGAAATTGGATCAATGGCAGCAGCAAAAGAAGCAGGAAAAGTACGTCAAGAAGGTAAAGAATACATCGTCAAAGACGGCGACGTAATGCTATTTAGATTTAACGTCTAA
- a CDS encoding DHH family phosphoesterase has product MSAFFRKRKLRYPLIALLALGMAAAILISLWSEWAAGIFTLLFVLAFTATWVTEKRVYEATEKHIETLSYRMKKVGEEALLEMPIGILLVNEHYDIEWANPYMTSMLEYDTLIGESLYTLSEDFHPLVKSEEKELTIALGDRKYRVYYKADDRLFYLFDITEQVEIESLYYADRTVIGVLFIDNYDELAQGMDDQTRSNLNSLVTSLVNQWGADYGIFVKRISSERFMAVFNESILKELETSKFAILDDIREVTSKDNLALTLSIGVGAGSASLVELGSLAQSGLDLVLGRGGDQVAIKHPSGKVKFYGGKTNPVEKRTRVRARVISHALRDLIQESDQVFIMGHKMPDMDSIGAAVGVAKMAAMNKVKGRIIIDFDAYDRSVMRLMEVIEGEPELFSQFITPEEALAEMTENSLLVVVDTHKPSMVIDERVLQRMERVVLIDHHRRGEEFITNTMLVYMEPYASSTAELVTELIEYQPKHEKLSMLEATAMLAGIIVDTKSFTLRTGARTFEAASYLRSNGADTVLVQRILKEDLETYIERAKIVQTVEFVSNGIAIAKGESERVYSPVLIAQTADILLTMKDVNASFVVAERSEGGIGISARSLGEVNVQIIMENLGGGGHLTNAATQMPNSTIEEAIEQLKAVILEDTEGGKNE; this is encoded by the coding sequence ATGTCGGCTTTTTTCAGAAAAAGAAAACTTCGATATCCACTTATCGCACTTCTAGCTCTCGGCATGGCCGCAGCAATTCTGATTTCGCTTTGGTCAGAATGGGCCGCGGGTATTTTTACATTGCTTTTTGTGCTGGCTTTTACAGCCACTTGGGTGACCGAAAAAAGAGTTTATGAGGCCACAGAAAAGCATATTGAAACATTATCATACCGAATGAAAAAAGTAGGAGAAGAAGCATTGCTCGAAATGCCGATTGGTATTTTGCTAGTCAATGAACATTATGACATCGAATGGGCCAACCCTTATATGACTTCGATGCTGGAATACGATACATTAATCGGTGAGTCGCTTTATACATTATCTGAAGACTTTCATCCACTTGTGAAATCAGAAGAAAAAGAACTGACCATTGCGTTAGGTGATCGGAAATACCGCGTGTATTATAAAGCGGATGACCGTTTGTTCTATCTTTTTGATATTACGGAACAAGTCGAAATCGAATCGCTATATTATGCGGATCGCACAGTTATCGGGGTTTTATTTATCGATAATTACGACGAACTTGCGCAAGGAATGGATGATCAAACACGAAGCAATCTCAATAGTTTAGTCACTTCATTGGTCAACCAATGGGGTGCAGATTATGGGATTTTCGTGAAGCGCATTTCGTCGGAACGATTTATGGCTGTATTTAATGAATCAATTTTAAAAGAGCTTGAGACATCGAAATTTGCTATTTTGGATGATATTCGTGAAGTTACCTCTAAAGATAATTTGGCATTAACTTTGAGTATCGGTGTCGGCGCCGGGTCTGCTTCATTAGTTGAACTGGGCAGTCTTGCTCAATCCGGTTTAGATTTAGTTCTTGGTCGTGGTGGAGATCAAGTGGCGATCAAGCATCCGAGTGGAAAAGTTAAATTTTACGGTGGCAAAACCAATCCGGTTGAAAAACGGACACGGGTCAGGGCGCGCGTCATTTCGCATGCATTACGTGATTTAATCCAAGAAAGTGACCAAGTATTTATTATGGGACATAAAATGCCGGATATGGATTCAATCGGCGCAGCAGTTGGCGTAGCCAAAATGGCAGCCATGAATAAAGTCAAAGGTCGCATCATCATTGATTTTGATGCCTACGATCGCAGTGTCATGCGATTAATGGAAGTAATTGAGGGAGAACCTGAATTGTTTTCTCAGTTTATAACTCCTGAAGAGGCGTTAGCTGAAATGACCGAGAACTCACTTCTTGTTGTTGTGGATACACACAAACCGTCAATGGTTATTGATGAACGCGTGTTACAACGGATGGAACGAGTCGTTTTAATCGACCATCACCGGAGAGGTGAAGAATTTATCACCAACACGATGCTCGTTTATATGGAGCCTTATGCGTCATCTACTGCTGAATTGGTTACCGAACTTATCGAATACCAACCAAAGCACGAGAAATTGTCCATGTTAGAAGCGACAGCGATGCTAGCTGGGATTATCGTAGATACGAAAAGTTTTACGTTAAGAACAGGTGCCCGCACCTTTGAAGCCGCTTCTTATTTGCGTTCAAATGGAGCTGACACAGTACTCGTTCAACGTATATTAAAAGAAGACTTAGAAACTTATATTGAACGTGCGAAAATCGTTCAGACAGTAGAATTTGTTAGCAACGGTATTGCTATTGCAAAAGGTGAGTCTGAGCGCGTCTACAGTCCGGTATTGATCGCACAAACAGCCGATATTTTGTTAACGATGAAAGACGTTAATGCTTCCTTTGTCGTAGCTGAGCGCTCAGAAGGTGGCATTGGTATTAGTGCCCGGTCGCTTGGCGAAGTAAATGTCCAAATAATTATGGAAAACCTCGGCGGTGGTGGTCATTTAACAAATGCGGCTACCCAAATGCCAAATTCAACAATAGAAGAAGCCATTGAACAATTAAAAGCGGTGATTTTAGAAGATACTGAAGGAGGAAAAAACGAATGA
- the rplI gene encoding 50S ribosomal protein L9: MKVIFLKDVKGKGKKGEIKNVADGYAHNFLLKNNLAIEANQATISKLDGQKKKEQKEADQERQEAEQLKETLEGLKIELTAKSGADGRLFGSITTKQVATALEKKHGIKLDKRKMELDDAIRALGYTNIPVKLHQDVTATLRVHVTEEA, translated from the coding sequence ATGAAAGTAATATTCTTGAAAGACGTAAAAGGTAAAGGCAAAAAAGGTGAAATTAAAAATGTAGCAGATGGTTATGCACATAACTTCCTGTTAAAAAATAATTTAGCGATTGAAGCAAACCAAGCAACAATCAGTAAATTAGATGGTCAAAAGAAAAAAGAACAAAAAGAAGCTGACCAAGAACGTCAAGAAGCAGAACAGTTAAAAGAAACACTGGAAGGTTTGAAAATCGAACTGACTGCTAAATCTGGAGCAGACGGACGTCTTTTTGGATCAATTACAACAAAACAAGTAGCAACGGCACTTGAGAAAAAACACGGCATCAAATTAGACAAACGCAAAATGGAATTGGACGATGCGATTCGTGCGCTTGGCTATACGAATATTCCTGTAAAGTTACATCAGGATGTGACTGCTACACTACGCGTTCATGTTACTGAAGAAGCGTAA
- the rpsR gene encoding 30S ribosomal protein S18, whose product MAPRRGGKKRKKVCYFTSNNITHIDYKDTDLLKKFISERGKILPRRVTGTSAKWQRKLTIAIKRSRIMALLPFVAEER is encoded by the coding sequence ATGGCACCACGTCGCGGAGGAAAAAAACGGAAAAAGGTTTGTTACTTCACTTCCAACAACATCACGCACATTGACTATAAAGATACTGATCTTTTGAAGAAATTCATTTCTGAAAGAGGGAAAATCTTGCCACGTCGTGTTACAGGCACTAGCGCTAAATGGCAACGTAAGTTGACAATCGCTATTAAACGCTCACGTATCATGGCACTTCTACCGTTTGTTGCGGAAGAAAGATAA
- the ssb gene encoding single-stranded DNA-binding protein, with protein sequence MINRVVLVGRLTKDPDLRYTPSGAAVARFTLAVNRTFSNAQGERETDFINCTVWRKQAENTANFLKKGSLAGVEGRIQTGSYEGQDGKRVYTTEVVADSVQFLEPKSANTDRSQGQQPSYQQNQSPSPSQQNHTRVDEDPFSSGSGPIEVSDDDLPF encoded by the coding sequence ATGATTAACCGAGTTGTTTTAGTCGGAAGACTGACAAAAGATCCAGACCTTCGTTACACACCAAGCGGCGCGGCGGTTGCTCGATTTACACTAGCTGTAAACCGGACTTTCTCGAACGCTCAAGGTGAACGCGAAACTGATTTCATTAATTGTACCGTTTGGCGCAAACAAGCTGAAAATACAGCGAATTTCCTTAAAAAAGGAAGCTTAGCAGGTGTTGAAGGCCGTATCCAAACTGGTAGCTACGAGGGACAAGACGGGAAACGCGTCTATACAACAGAAGTAGTGGCGGACAGCGTTCAATTCCTTGAACCAAAAAGCGCCAATACGGATCGTTCACAAGGACAGCAGCCTTCCTATCAACAGAACCAATCACCAAGCCCAAGTCAGCAAAACCATACTCGTGTAGATGAAGATCCATTCTCAAGCGGTAGCGGCCCGATCGAAGTATCGGATGACGATTTACCGTTCTAA
- the dnaB gene encoding replicative DNA helicase encodes MNEAIDRVPPHNHEAEQSVIGAIFLEPPSLITVAEIVMAEDFYRIAHQKIFQTMLNLADHGKAIDVVTVTEELSVKKELEDVGGLSYLTEIANAVPTAANVAHYAHIVEEKALLRRLIRVATTIVEDGFTREDEVEALLSEAEKKMMEVSSRKKAGDFTHIKDVLVKTYDNIELLHTRKGDVTGIPTGFRDLDKVTAGFQRNDLIIVAARPSVGKTAFALNVAQNVATKTDENVAIFSLEMGAEQLVMRMLCAEGNIDAQVLRTGALQNEDWRKLTMAMGSLSNAGIFIDDTPGIRVNDIRAKCRRLKQEYGLGMIMIDYLQLIQGPGKSGENRQQEVSDISRSLKGLARELEVPVIALSQLSRGVEQRQDKRPMMSDLRESGSIEQDADIVSFLYREDYYDKETEDQNMIEIIIAKQRNGPTGTVKLAFVKEYNKFVTIDWSQHESGGDF; translated from the coding sequence ATGAACGAAGCGATAGATCGTGTCCCCCCGCACAACCATGAAGCCGAGCAATCGGTTATTGGCGCCATTTTTTTAGAACCACCTTCTCTAATCACGGTTGCTGAAATTGTCATGGCAGAAGATTTTTACCGCATTGCCCATCAAAAGATTTTCCAGACGATGCTGAATTTAGCGGATCACGGAAAAGCGATTGATGTGGTGACCGTGACAGAAGAGCTTTCTGTCAAAAAAGAATTAGAAGACGTTGGCGGTTTATCGTATTTAACAGAAATCGCTAACGCTGTACCAACAGCAGCAAACGTTGCGCATTATGCGCATATCGTTGAAGAAAAAGCATTGCTTCGTCGACTGATTCGTGTAGCCACCACAATTGTAGAAGATGGATTTACACGTGAAGATGAAGTAGAAGCGTTGCTTTCCGAAGCAGAAAAGAAAATGATGGAAGTATCGAGCCGGAAAAAAGCCGGTGACTTTACCCACATTAAAGATGTTTTGGTCAAGACCTATGATAATATCGAGTTGCTGCATACCCGTAAAGGAGACGTTACAGGTATTCCTACGGGATTCCGAGACCTTGATAAGGTAACAGCAGGGTTTCAACGAAACGATTTGATCATCGTAGCTGCACGGCCTTCTGTTGGTAAGACAGCTTTCGCTTTGAACGTCGCACAAAACGTCGCGACCAAAACAGACGAAAATGTTGCCATCTTTAGTTTGGAGATGGGTGCTGAACAGTTGGTTATGCGTATGCTTTGTGCGGAAGGCAATATTGATGCACAAGTGCTACGTACAGGAGCGCTTCAAAACGAAGATTGGCGCAAGTTGACGATGGCAATGGGCAGTTTATCCAATGCCGGAATCTTTATCGATGATACGCCAGGTATTCGCGTGAATGATATTCGGGCAAAATGTCGTCGTTTAAAACAAGAATATGGACTCGGTATGATCATGATTGATTATCTTCAATTGATCCAGGGACCCGGCAAATCCGGTGAAAACCGCCAGCAAGAAGTATCGGATATTTCCCGGTCATTAAAAGGGTTAGCACGTGAGCTTGAAGTACCGGTTATCGCGTTGTCACAGTTATCTCGTGGAGTAGAACAACGACAAGATAAGCGCCCAATGATGTCGGATTTACGTGAATCCGGAAGTATTGAGCAAGATGCCGATATTGTGTCGTTCTTGTATCGTGAAGATTATTATGACAAAGAAACAGAAGACCAAAACATGATTGAAATTATCATTGCGAAACAACGTAACGGTCCAACAGGTACTGTTAAACTAGCGTTTGTGAAAGAATATAATAAATTTGTCACCATCGACTGGAGCCAACATGAATCTGGCGGAGACTTTTAA
- a CDS encoding DUF3267 domain-containing protein, whose protein sequence is MKTSKIIELKMDEIAPKALWFNAALLIVFAVFYHLFNEPLSFGFSLIGISLFVTGYLVLIVLHELFHLIGFVLFGKVPISSLNYGVNLQLGIAYATTNKPIQNHAMRKALLLPFWTTAFIPTVLGFWFDSQVLVFLGAMLTAGAFGDFIMYNELRKEKNAAWILDDPSLPRLHVYDQNPDHESTD, encoded by the coding sequence ATGAAAACTTCTAAAATCATCGAGTTAAAGATGGATGAAATAGCACCCAAAGCACTGTGGTTTAATGCCGCTTTGCTGATTGTATTCGCTGTTTTTTATCATCTTTTTAATGAGCCGCTATCGTTCGGCTTTTCTTTAATAGGAATTTCTTTGTTTGTAACTGGTTATTTGGTGCTGATTGTTTTACATGAACTTTTTCACTTAATCGGCTTTGTATTATTCGGAAAAGTACCAATCTCTTCATTGAATTACGGTGTAAACCTACAACTCGGTATTGCGTATGCCACTACGAATAAACCTATACAGAATCACGCTATGCGCAAAGCATTGCTCTTACCTTTTTGGACAACCGCCTTTATCCCGACTGTTTTAGGATTTTGGTTTGATAGCCAAGTACTCGTTTTTTTAGGCGCTATGCTGACCGCAGGTGCTTTTGGCGACTTTATCATGTATAACGAATTGCGCAAAGAAAAAAACGCGGCATGGATCCTTGATGATCCTTCGCTGCCGCGTCTTCATGTTTACGATCAAAACCCTGATCATGAAAGCACTGATTAA
- a CDS encoding gamma-glutamylcyclotransferase family protein, producing the protein MLLFVYGTLKQGGKYHCYLDEAELVEERATAKGSLYDTGMGYPAMVLSKDCQVEGEIYDIPDVLWPALDYLEDYSGNPEIDLYDKKKIQVEVDGKAVETLVYLAKDEKLLKKPIPTGNWEVRYSVI; encoded by the coding sequence ATGTTGTTATTTGTATACGGAACGCTGAAACAAGGCGGGAAGTATCATTGTTATTTGGATGAAGCTGAATTAGTGGAAGAACGAGCAACGGCAAAAGGATCTTTATACGACACAGGAATGGGTTACCCGGCAATGGTTTTATCGAAGGACTGCCAAGTTGAAGGAGAAATATACGACATTCCAGACGTTTTATGGCCGGCTCTAGATTATCTTGAAGATTATTCGGGAAATCCTGAAATAGATTTGTACGATAAAAAGAAAATTCAAGTAGAAGTAGATGGCAAGGCTGTCGAAACGCTTGTTTACCTTGCAAAAGATGAGAAATTATTAAAAAAACCAATCCCCACAGGAAATTGGGAAGTAAGATATTCAGTAATATAA
- the rpsF gene encoding 30S ribosomal protein S6 has translation MREYELMYIIQPAIEEEAKKALVERFNDILTTNGAEIIESKEWGKRRLAYEINDLREGFYQIVKVNAGSEAINEYTRLANINEDIIRHIAVRKDA, from the coding sequence ATGAGAGAATATGAATTAATGTATATCATTCAGCCTGCAATTGAAGAGGAAGCGAAAAAAGCTCTAGTTGAGCGTTTTAACGACATCCTTACTACAAACGGTGCTGAAATCATCGAGTCGAAAGAGTGGGGTAAACGTCGTTTAGCTTATGAAATCAACGATTTACGTGAAGGTTTCTACCAAATCGTAAAAGTAAACGCTGGTTCTGAAGCTATCAACGAATACACACGTCTTGCGAACATTAACGAAGACATTATTCGTCATATCGCTGTACGCAAAGACGCGTAA
- a CDS encoding YybS family protein: MQNQQTRQLTNGAMMATVFTVLLAISVYVPVLSIVSTLVLALPIAWYSAKYPWKASALFAAVCLILAFIIGGLLSLPLALIHVPLGLAIGISIYYKKSKLFMFMSASLVLLISLMVQYVASIWLFGINVLEEFSSIFDESYEQAIVMMEKLGASDAYMEDYNELVGQLQFSFETLLPVLLVLVVFSVVWVLLLILLPILKRFGIMAPKFPPFRNMKLPKSVLWYYLIVLLVSLLSEFEPGTMAYMIFINATVLLQFLLFLQGVSFYHFYIHQEGWPKWVTVLVTILAFPLQSFTSIVGIVDLGFDIRGWIKRAHEFKGK, from the coding sequence ATGCAAAATCAACAAACGCGACAACTTACCAATGGGGCGATGATGGCAACCGTATTTACCGTGCTGCTAGCAATTTCGGTTTACGTGCCTGTTTTAAGTATAGTAAGTACGTTAGTTTTGGCATTGCCAATTGCTTGGTACAGTGCGAAATATCCTTGGAAAGCTTCTGCGCTTTTCGCAGCAGTCTGCTTGATACTAGCCTTTATCATCGGTGGCCTTTTATCTTTACCTTTAGCATTGATCCACGTTCCTCTAGGATTGGCAATTGGTATTTCGATTTATTATAAGAAAAGCAAATTATTTATGTTCATGAGTGCTAGTTTAGTCCTCTTGATATCGTTGATGGTCCAATATGTGGCGTCAATTTGGCTATTTGGCATCAATGTGTTGGAAGAGTTTTCGTCGATCTTTGATGAATCATATGAACAAGCTATTGTCATGATGGAGAAATTAGGAGCTTCTGACGCTTATATGGAAGACTATAATGAACTAGTTGGGCAATTGCAGTTTTCATTTGAAACTTTATTGCCTGTTTTACTAGTATTAGTGGTTTTCTCAGTTGTGTGGGTGTTATTGCTTATTCTATTGCCGATCTTGAAACGCTTTGGAATTATGGCTCCTAAATTCCCACCTTTTCGGAACATGAAATTGCCAAAATCTGTTTTATGGTATTATTTAATCGTGTTGCTTGTGTCGTTGTTATCAGAGTTTGAACCTGGAACAATGGCGTACATGATTTTCATCAATGCCACCGTGCTGCTCCAATTCCTGTTGTTTTTGCAGGGTGTTTCTTTTTACCACTTCTACATTCACCAGGAAGGCTGGCCAAAATGGGTGACGGTACTGGTCACAATCTTGGCATTCCCTTTGCAGTCATTTACGAGTATTGTCGGAATCGTAGATCTTGGATTCGATATCCGAGGTTGGATTAAACGAGCACACGAGTTTAAAGGAAAATAA
- a CDS encoding DUF951 domain-containing protein codes for MEMKDFGLNDIVEMKKGHPCGANAWKIIRMGADVRIKCEGCQHSVMLPRMEFNKKMKKVLVKAESE; via the coding sequence ATGGAAATGAAGGATTTTGGACTGAATGACATAGTGGAAATGAAAAAAGGCCATCCTTGTGGAGCAAATGCATGGAAAATTATCCGCATGGGAGCAGACGTCCGGATTAAATGTGAAGGTTGTCAGCATAGTGTGATGCTCCCTCGTATGGAATTTAATAAAAAGATGAAAAAGGTTTTAGTAAAAGCTGAAAGTGAATGA
- a CDS encoding adenylosuccinate synthase: MTSVVVVGTQWGDEGKGKITDFLSEHAEVIARYQGGNNAGHTIIFGGETYKLHLIPSGIFYKEKTSVIGNGMVVDPKALVKELKGLHERGVTTENLRISNRAHVLLPYHIKQDEVEEARRGANKIGTTGKGIGPAYMDKAARVGIRMADLLDHVVFEEKLRMNLIEKNRLFEKFYETEGFTVEEIMEEYYAYGQEIAKYVTDTSKVLNDAIDNGRRVLFEGAQGVMLDIDQGTYPFVTSSNPVAGGVTIGAGVGPTTIQHVIGVCKAYTSRVGDGPFPTELFDEVGQQIREIGKEYGTTTGRPRRIGWFDSVVVRHARRVSGLTDLTVNSIDVLSGLETVKICTAYRYQGELITEYPANLRMLDECEPVYEELPGWSEDVTSCKSLDELPENARHYLERISQLTGVQISIFSVGPDRNQTNIVTSVWR; encoded by the coding sequence ATGACGTCAGTCGTAGTAGTTGGAACGCAATGGGGAGACGAAGGAAAAGGGAAAATCACTGATTTTCTATCAGAACATGCAGAAGTAATTGCACGTTATCAAGGCGGTAATAACGCGGGACACACGATTATTTTTGGTGGAGAAACGTATAAATTGCATTTGATTCCTTCAGGGATATTCTATAAAGAGAAAACATCAGTAATTGGAAACGGCATGGTCGTAGATCCAAAAGCGCTTGTTAAAGAATTAAAAGGTCTTCATGAGCGTGGTGTAACAACTGAAAACCTGCGCATTTCAAACCGCGCACACGTTTTATTGCCATACCATATTAAGCAAGACGAAGTAGAAGAAGCACGACGCGGAGCAAATAAAATTGGAACAACTGGTAAAGGCATCGGACCTGCTTATATGGACAAAGCAGCACGTGTCGGAATTCGTATGGCGGATTTATTGGACCATGTTGTGTTCGAAGAAAAATTGCGCATGAACTTAATCGAGAAAAACCGTCTGTTCGAGAAATTCTATGAAACAGAAGGATTTACTGTAGAAGAAATCATGGAAGAATATTATGCATATGGCCAAGAAATCGCTAAATATGTAACAGATACATCAAAAGTATTGAACGATGCAATTGATAATGGACGTCGTGTATTGTTTGAAGGCGCTCAAGGCGTTATGCTTGATATCGACCAAGGAACGTATCCGTTTGTAACATCTTCTAACCCAGTAGCGGGTGGAGTAACAATCGGTGCTGGAGTTGGCCCAACAACAATTCAACACGTTATCGGAGTATGTAAAGCGTACACGTCACGTGTTGGTGATGGACCGTTCCCAACGGAATTATTCGATGAAGTGGGTCAACAAATCCGTGAAATCGGTAAAGAATATGGTACGACTACTGGACGTCCACGCCGCATTGGCTGGTTTGACAGCGTAGTTGTTCGTCATGCGAGACGTGTTAGTGGCTTAACAGATTTAACAGTTAACTCGATCGATGTATTGTCAGGTCTTGAAACCGTTAAGATTTGTACAGCTTACCGTTACCAAGGGGAATTGATCACAGAATATCCAGCAAACTTACGCATGCTTGATGAGTGCGAACCAGTGTACGAAGAGCTTCCAGGCTGGTCTGAAGACGTAACTAGCTGCAAATCATTAGATGAGTTGCCAGAAAATGCACGTCATTACCTAGAGCGTATTTCTCAGTTGACGGGCGTACAAATTTCGATTTTCTCTGTCGGTCCTGACCGCAACCAAACAAACATCGTTACAAGTGTTTGGAGATAA